A part of Pectinatus sottacetonis genomic DNA contains:
- a CDS encoding fructose-1,6-bisphosphatase has product MNAEEQRYKYLKLLSEKYPARQSVYAELIHLNGVLSLPKPTEHFMSDLHGEYESFFHILNNCSGVIKEKVERVFSRKMSKEEMADFCTLIYYPKEKLSALKKKNMLTPEYYKKTILNLLDLAKFMSYKYQPREINKTIPKGYGSIIDELLRGRPDADYVPRVYRKKMLDTLISIGSGNDFIFAFTVLIKRLAVARLHIVGDFFDRGGRPDAILNMLMKHHSVDIQWGNHDVLWMGAACGSETCIAEVVRISLKYNNIDVLERGYAISVRPLFIFAAGLYPDDTPEVAAQKAISIILFKEEAALIKRNKDFNMDARVLLDKIDYKKKVLILGGKEYELTIKDFPTIDSADPLKILPEEEQIIRNLRSSFMESQQLQRHIQFLYQKGSLYKCYNGNLLFHGCVPVDSQGRFKNIRIEGKNYAGKTYLDYVDQKIRQAYFGGKDKFTIDFMWYLWCGINSPVSGREMKIFERIYLKDKKTWQEPSDYYFSYYDKEWFCEQVLQEFGLDPVHGHIINGHVPIKVKDGESPIKAGGKAIVIDGGFCRAYHKKTGIAGFTLVSNSRGLRLIEHRDFTNVKAAIMNNKDIESVSKSIEVQSYQTTIADTDEGRKIQEKINDLYHLMLLYKNGILKPVE; this is encoded by the coding sequence ATGAACGCGGAAGAACAACGTTATAAATATTTAAAATTATTGTCGGAAAAATATCCGGCACGCCAATCGGTTTATGCGGAACTTATTCATTTGAATGGAGTTTTAAGCCTACCAAAGCCGACAGAGCATTTTATGAGCGATTTGCATGGGGAATATGAGTCTTTTTTTCATATATTGAATAATTGTTCAGGCGTTATAAAAGAAAAAGTGGAACGTGTTTTCTCTCGGAAAATGTCAAAAGAAGAAATGGCTGATTTTTGTACACTTATATATTATCCTAAGGAAAAATTATCGGCATTAAAAAAGAAAAATATGCTGACGCCAGAGTATTACAAAAAAACAATTCTGAACCTTCTGGATTTAGCGAAATTTATGTCATATAAGTATCAGCCTAGGGAAATAAATAAAACTATCCCCAAAGGATATGGTTCTATCATAGATGAACTTTTACGTGGTCGTCCTGATGCTGACTATGTACCACGGGTGTATAGAAAGAAAATGCTTGATACATTGATCAGTATTGGCAGTGGTAATGATTTCATATTTGCCTTTACGGTACTTATCAAAAGACTGGCTGTAGCGAGATTACATATAGTAGGTGATTTTTTTGATCGTGGTGGTCGTCCTGATGCTATCTTAAATATGCTTATGAAACACCATAGTGTAGATATCCAATGGGGCAATCACGATGTATTATGGATGGGAGCTGCTTGCGGCAGTGAAACATGTATTGCAGAAGTAGTGCGCATCAGTCTAAAATATAATAATATTGATGTTTTGGAACGTGGGTATGCTATTAGTGTAAGGCCATTGTTTATTTTTGCTGCCGGTCTTTATCCTGATGATACGCCTGAAGTGGCAGCGCAGAAAGCTATTTCTATAATATTATTTAAGGAAGAAGCTGCACTTATAAAACGAAATAAAGATTTTAATATGGATGCAAGAGTTTTGTTGGATAAAATTGATTATAAAAAAAAGGTATTGATTTTAGGTGGGAAGGAATATGAGCTTACTATTAAAGATTTTCCAACAATTGATTCGGCAGATCCTTTAAAAATATTGCCAGAAGAGGAACAAATTATAAGAAATCTGCGTTCTTCATTTATGGAAAGTCAGCAACTGCAGCGGCATATACAATTTTTATATCAAAAGGGAAGTTTATATAAATGTTATAATGGTAATTTATTATTTCATGGATGTGTACCGGTTGACAGCCAGGGTAGATTTAAGAATATAAGGATAGAAGGGAAAAATTATGCAGGGAAAACTTATCTTGACTATGTTGATCAAAAGATACGCCAGGCTTATTTTGGGGGAAAAGATAAATTTACTATAGATTTTATGTGGTATTTATGGTGTGGGATAAATTCTCCGGTATCTGGAAGAGAAATGAAGATTTTTGAACGCATTTATCTCAAGGATAAAAAAACATGGCAGGAACCATCTGACTATTATTTTTCCTATTATGATAAAGAATGGTTTTGTGAGCAGGTTTTGCAGGAGTTTGGGCTTGATCCTGTACATGGGCATATAATAAACGGGCATGTTCCCATAAAAGTAAAAGATGGCGAAAGTCCTATAAAAGCAGGGGGGAAAGCTATAGTTATTGATGGTGGCTTTTGCCGTGCATATCATAAAAAAACGGGAATTGCAGGATTTACCCTGGTTTCTAATTCCCGGGGACTGCGGTTGATTGAACATCGTGATTTTACTAATGTAAAAGCGGCAATAATGAATAATAAAGATATTGAATCTGTGTCCAAGTCTATTGAAGTGCAGAGCTATCAGACTACTATTGCCGATACAGATGAAGGCCGAAAAATTCAGGAGAAAATAAATGACTTGTATCATTTGATGCTGCTTTATAAAAATGGTATATTAAAACCAGTAGAGTAA
- the rplM gene encoding 50S ribosomal protein L13, translating into MKTTFMANSQNVERKWYIVDAEGQTVGRLAAEVAKVLRGKNKPTFTPHVDTGDFVIIINAEKVVFSGKKLIKKTYFRHSGYPGGTTFTPAGQMLEKQPVKVLESAIRGMLPKNRLGAQMYRKLSVYAGAQHPHAAQKPETLAFNIR; encoded by the coding sequence ATGAAAACCACATTCATGGCTAACAGCCAAAATGTTGAACGTAAATGGTACATCGTGGACGCTGAAGGACAAACAGTAGGTCGTCTTGCTGCTGAAGTTGCTAAAGTTCTCCGTGGTAAAAATAAACCGACTTTCACCCCGCATGTTGATACCGGTGATTTTGTTATTATAATAAATGCTGAAAAAGTTGTATTCAGCGGCAAAAAATTAATAAAGAAAACTTATTTCCGCCATTCTGGGTATCCAGGTGGTACAACATTTACTCCAGCAGGTCAAATGTTGGAAAAACAACCTGTTAAGGTTTTGGAATCTGCTATTCGCGGTATGCTTCCAAAAAATCGTCTTGGTGCTCAAATGTATAGAAAACTCAGTGTATATGCAGGTGCACAGCATCCTCATGCTGCACAGAAACCTGAAACACTTGCATTCAATATTCGTTAA
- a CDS encoding MBL fold metallo-hydrolase has product MNLRVLVDNNTIIDQYFLGEPGVSYYIEADGKKILFDVGYSDVFMKNAAKMKIDLTRINAVVFSHGHNDHTGGVKYFISSIAKKFKQEVRLIAHCGVFEDKYEKDESIGSCLKAHDLEKYFTLSLKKGPQYITKNLLFLGEIERINNFENSIPIGVVQSDNGMKPDFVMDDSALVYMTDKGMIIITGCSHSGICNIITYAKKICHEKRIRAIIGGLHLLDAPKELLKHTITFIKENNVLEVYPCHCTDLAAKIALAEDLTIKDIGVNSMISYE; this is encoded by the coding sequence ATGAACTTAAGAGTCCTTGTAGATAATAATACCATAATTGATCAATATTTTTTAGGTGAACCGGGAGTTTCTTATTACATAGAAGCTGATGGGAAAAAAATTCTTTTTGACGTAGGGTATAGTGATGTTTTTATGAAAAATGCTGCTAAAATGAAAATTGACTTAACCAGAATAAATGCTGTAGTTTTTTCTCATGGACACAATGATCATACCGGTGGAGTAAAATATTTTATTAGTTCTATTGCGAAAAAATTTAAACAGGAAGTCCGATTAATAGCTCATTGTGGTGTGTTTGAAGATAAATATGAAAAAGATGAGTCAATTGGAAGTTGTTTGAAAGCGCATGATTTAGAAAAGTATTTTACCCTTTCTTTGAAAAAAGGTCCGCAGTATATTACGAAAAATTTATTGTTTTTAGGGGAAATTGAGCGGATAAATAACTTTGAAAATAGCATTCCAATAGGAGTAGTGCAAAGTGATAATGGTATGAAACCTGATTTTGTTATGGATGATTCTGCTCTGGTGTATATGACAGATAAAGGCATGATAATTATTACTGGCTGTTCCCATTCTGGTATATGTAATATTATAACTTATGCCAAAAAGATATGCCATGAAAAGCGCATAAGGGCAATTATAGGAGGTCTTCATCTTTTGGATGCACCAAAGGAATTATTGAAGCATACTATAACTTTTATTAAAGAAAATAATGTTTTGGAAGTATATCCCTGTCATTGCACAGACCTAGCTGCCAAAATAGCATTGGCTGAAGATTTAACAATAAAAGATATTGGTGTGAATTCAATGATTAGTTATGAATAG
- a CDS encoding efflux RND transporter periplasmic adaptor subunit encodes MQNRIIKLLCLSLITILFTAGCGKNDKTADIPPLVKTQKISAADNLNTAKYAGTVHGRYETNLSFQVSGKILRRNVQIGDTVHAGDVLMLIDSKDIIQQVNQSEAAVEAAHSKLSLAQANYNRYKQLYSQDAVSKAALDQYQTSYEAALADYQQTIAQAYQEHNALSYTNLRANANGVISAVKAEAGQVISAGQTVLTLVQNNELEVQINVPENDIQNMPVGKHVKVSFWALNNSIIDGIVREVSPIADPVARTYLIKIALSNPPKGLKLGMTASVLNSTAENTLGQSSYILPLSAIYQTGKKPQVWIVNKTNNTVSLKNISVTAFDNNNVKASGLADGDVVVTAGVQKLHEGQKIRLDNASGDTV; translated from the coding sequence ATGCAAAATCGGATTATAAAACTTTTATGTTTAAGCTTAATTACTATTCTTTTTACTGCTGGCTGTGGAAAAAATGACAAAACTGCTGATATACCACCTCTAGTAAAAACACAAAAAATCTCAGCTGCTGATAATCTTAATACTGCTAAATATGCTGGGACAGTGCATGGTCGCTATGAAACTAATTTATCATTCCAGGTAAGTGGTAAAATTCTGCGGCGTAACGTTCAAATAGGTGACACAGTTCATGCCGGTGATGTACTAATGTTAATAGACAGCAAAGATATCATCCAGCAGGTAAATCAAAGTGAGGCTGCCGTAGAAGCTGCTCACTCTAAGCTATCCTTAGCTCAGGCAAATTATAACCGTTATAAACAGCTATATTCCCAGGATGCCGTTTCCAAAGCAGCTCTTGATCAATACCAGACCTCTTATGAAGCTGCTTTAGCTGATTATCAGCAGACTATAGCCCAAGCATATCAGGAACATAATGCCCTTTCCTATACTAATCTGCGGGCCAATGCCAATGGTGTCATTTCAGCCGTGAAAGCAGAAGCAGGACAGGTAATTTCTGCCGGACAAACAGTATTGACTTTAGTTCAAAACAATGAATTAGAAGTACAAATAAATGTCCCTGAAAATGATATCCAGAACATGCCCGTAGGCAAACATGTAAAAGTATCTTTCTGGGCTCTTAATAATTCCATTATTGATGGTATTGTAAGGGAAGTATCTCCTATTGCTGATCCTGTTGCCCGTACATATTTAATAAAAATAGCTCTTTCTAATCCACCCAAAGGATTAAAGCTTGGTATGACTGCCAGTGTATTAAACAGCACTGCTGAAAATACCTTGGGACAGTCATCTTATATCCTTCCCCTTTCTGCTATTTATCAAACAGGAAAAAAACCTCAAGTGTGGATCGTCAATAAAACCAACAATACCGTATCATTAAAAAATATAAGTGTAACTGCCTTTGACAATAATAATGTCAAGGCATCTGGTCTAGCCGATGGTGATGTAGTAGTCACAGCAGGTGTACAAAAACTGCATGAAGGACAAAAAATCCGTCTTGATAACGCTTCAGGTGATACCGTATGA
- a CDS encoding MATE family efflux transporter, translating to MKQTHSYSQKTIQFFSVLLPIFITQLAIISTGFFDTVMSGHVSEQDLAGVAIGSNIFFPFFGSSLGIISGLTPSIAHFFGAQRYNMIKFVVQQGFYWAILLSLIFISAGYIFIPSIIPHLHLTSHVEYIFTHYLLAIAFGICPIFVAGVLRNFIDALGFTKLTMLITVVTVPVNIFLNYLFIFGNWGCPALGGIGAGVGSAITYYVNLLLNILVITHIKPFCQYNIFNKFPKPSIYEWKKQLSIGIPIGCTMFCEQSIFGAVGLFMTSYGTIIIAAHQAAMNFTTMVYMIPLSISMTLTIIIGYELGAKRYTDALTYSRMGRIFSFIFAAVLASILINFRAEIASLYTNDTAVKEIITVFLIYAVCMQVSDGINAPLQGTLRGYKDVKTTFYLAVLSYWIIGLPLGWIIANYFNMGPYGYWIGLISGILSGAILLNIRLKIVEKKYLYI from the coding sequence ATGAAACAAACACACTCTTATTCGCAAAAAACAATACAATTTTTCTCTGTATTACTTCCTATTTTTATAACCCAGCTGGCAATAATATCAACTGGATTTTTTGATACTGTGATGTCTGGTCACGTAAGTGAACAGGACCTGGCAGGTGTTGCTATTGGCTCTAATATATTTTTCCCTTTTTTTGGCAGCAGTCTTGGCATTATTTCTGGTCTTACACCCTCTATAGCGCACTTTTTCGGTGCACAACGTTATAATATGATAAAATTTGTTGTACAGCAGGGATTTTACTGGGCAATACTACTATCACTAATCTTTATATCAGCCGGATATATTTTTATTCCGTCAATTATACCTCATCTGCATTTAACCTCACATGTAGAATATATATTCACACACTATCTTTTAGCTATTGCTTTTGGCATATGTCCAATATTTGTAGCTGGTGTCCTCAGAAATTTTATTGATGCGCTGGGATTTACTAAACTTACAATGCTAATAACTGTAGTTACCGTTCCAGTGAACATTTTTCTAAACTACCTTTTTATTTTTGGCAACTGGGGCTGCCCAGCTTTAGGGGGAATAGGCGCCGGTGTTGGTTCAGCTATTACCTATTATGTCAACTTATTACTCAATATACTTGTAATCACCCATATAAAACCTTTCTGCCAATATAACATTTTTAACAAATTCCCCAAACCATCTATCTATGAATGGAAAAAACAGCTCAGCATTGGCATTCCTATTGGCTGCACCATGTTTTGTGAACAAAGTATTTTTGGGGCAGTAGGTCTGTTCATGACAAGCTATGGTACTATCATCATTGCTGCTCACCAGGCTGCAATGAATTTTACTACAATGGTGTATATGATACCTCTTAGTATAAGCATGACCCTTACAATTATCATTGGCTATGAATTAGGTGCCAAACGTTATACAGATGCATTAACATACAGTCGTATGGGAAGAATTTTTTCGTTTATTTTTGCTGCTGTTCTTGCTTCAATATTAATAAATTTTCGAGCAGAAATTGCTTCATTATACACTAATGATACTGCCGTAAAAGAAATAATAACTGTGTTTTTAATCTATGCTGTCTGCATGCAGGTTTCCGATGGCATCAATGCCCCGTTGCAAGGAACATTACGCGGTTATAAAGATGTAAAAACTACTTTCTATCTGGCTGTATTATCCTACTGGATAATTGGCTTACCCTTAGGCTGGATAATAGCTAACTACTTTAACATGGGACCTTATGGCTATTGGATCGGTCTTATTTCTGGCATTTTAAGTGGAGCAATATTATTGAACATACGCTTAAAAATAGTAGAAAAAAAATATCTATATATATAG
- the rpsI gene encoding 30S ribosomal protein S9 → MALVTYYGTGRRKTSVARVRLVPGEGNIKINGQDMNDYFGLKTLELIVKQPLVLTETEGKYDVIAKVEGGGASGQAGAIRHGISRALLLVDGELRKSLKKAGFLTRDPREKERRKYGLKKARKASQFSKR, encoded by the coding sequence ATGGCATTAGTTACTTATTATGGTACAGGCCGTAGAAAAACTTCGGTTGCCAGAGTTCGCTTGGTTCCAGGTGAAGGCAACATAAAAATAAATGGTCAGGATATGAATGATTATTTTGGCCTTAAAACATTGGAATTGATTGTAAAGCAACCGCTTGTTTTAACTGAAACTGAAGGAAAATATGATGTAATAGCTAAAGTTGAGGGTGGCGGTGCATCTGGTCAAGCAGGTGCAATTCGTCATGGTATTTCTCGAGCTTTGTTATTAGTTGATGGTGAATTACGTAAGTCTTTGAAAAAAGCTGGTTTCTTGACACGTGATCCCCGTGAAAAAGAACGTCGTAAATATGGTTTGAAAAAAGCTCGCAAGGCTTCTCAATTTTCAAAACGTTAA
- a CDS encoding Gfo/Idh/MocA family protein, producing MIGGSGILINWAILGTGVVANEMARALKKAGKRIYSIGNRTHSKAVAFAEKYGIEKVYDDFHAMFYDENVDVIYITTPHNTHISFLREALSAGKHVLCEKSITLNSVELREAVKIAAEKKVVLAEAMTIYHMPLYKRLLDMYENGDFGRVNLIQLNFGSFKEYNMKNRFFNKSLAGGAILDIGVYALSLARLFLTSKPVDVLSRVEYAPTGVDEKVGIVMTNEQKELTVISLSLHSKQPKRAVISCERCYIEIMEYPRSCEAVIVDAVSGKRDIISCGDKQCALQYEMEDMERAINGDKKIMHLDDTIDVMALMSKMRDEWQMYYPEESDGKIL from the coding sequence ATGATAGGAGGCAGTGGAATATTGATAAACTGGGCAATATTAGGAACAGGTGTAGTAGCCAATGAGATGGCACGGGCTTTAAAAAAAGCAGGTAAGCGTATTTATTCGATTGGGAATAGAACACATTCCAAGGCAGTAGCTTTTGCAGAGAAATATGGTATAGAAAAAGTATATGATGATTTCCATGCGATGTTTTATGACGAAAATGTAGATGTTATCTATATAACTACACCGCATAACACCCATATTAGTTTTTTGCGCGAGGCATTATCAGCGGGAAAACACGTACTTTGCGAAAAATCGATTACTCTTAATTCAGTGGAACTCAGAGAGGCAGTAAAAATAGCTGCCGAAAAAAAAGTAGTCTTGGCTGAGGCGATGACTATATATCATATGCCGCTTTATAAAAGATTGCTGGATATGTATGAAAACGGTGATTTTGGCAGAGTTAATCTTATCCAGCTCAACTTTGGCAGTTTTAAAGAATATAATATGAAAAATAGGTTTTTTAATAAGTCGCTGGCAGGAGGGGCAATCCTAGACATAGGAGTATATGCTCTTTCGCTGGCAAGGTTGTTCTTGACTTCCAAACCGGTAGATGTTTTGTCGCGGGTGGAATATGCGCCTACAGGCGTCGATGAAAAAGTCGGCATAGTAATGACTAATGAGCAAAAGGAACTGACAGTAATATCGTTATCGTTACATTCTAAACAGCCTAAACGGGCTGTAATATCCTGTGAAAGATGTTATATAGAAATAATGGAGTATCCTCGTTCCTGTGAAGCTGTTATAGTTGATGCGGTATCAGGGAAAAGAGATATTATAAGTTGTGGAGATAAGCAATGTGCTTTGCAGTATGAAATGGAAGATATGGAAAGAGCAATAAACGGTGATAAAAAAATTATGCATTTAGATGATACTATCGATGTTATGGCGTTAATGTCAAAAATGCGTGATGAATGGCAGATGTATTATCCCGAGGAATCGGATGGAAAAATTTTATAA
- a CDS encoding efflux RND transporter permease subunit: MKNLTEISLKNKTLVWYFIIVIFIAGIFSYFKLGRMEDPAFPIKEMVVTVNWPGATAKQMEEQVTDKLEKKLQDTPGLDYLKSSSRPGTSIIYVILRQDVDESKIRPTWREVRNLCEDEKSALPSGVYGPFYNDRFDDVFGSIYAVTGNGYSYEELRQHAEKIRRMLVDIPNVQKVELLGVQTEKVYIELSNEKLAELGISPQTIANTLKKQNIITPAGMLETSSDNVYLRFTGIFDNINAIKNIPINANSKIFRLGDIATVTHGYSDPADPKMFFNGKPAVGIAVSMKPGGNILTLGTDLNSLISTVKKSMPLGLEIHQVSDQPTVVKESISDFIDTLRDSIIIILAVSFLSLGLRAGLVVACCIPLVLAAVFCMMYLLGIDLQKVSLGSLIIALGLLVDDAIIAVEMMSVKLEAGLNRFKAACYAFNATAKPMLTGTLITCAGFIPVAFAKGDASEFCNSLFPVISIALCTSWIVSVMVAPLLGYYFIRTKVKKDGTEKIEPYQSKFYNIFRKTLTWCLQHKKIVISSTVCLFALSIFSIKFIKQEFFPPSLRPEILIDMQLPDGSSLKASESTANRFAAFLNTQKNDIKNFSYYVGEGAPRFVLTVNPQLPLDNYSQFVVVAKDPDTRKKLTKQIEKELNDNFPNVRSNIKFIQTGPPADYPIMLRVSGYDEDKVRTIANKTAAIIAKDPNNENIHFDWNEKSKIMHLILDQDKLRAMGVSGQTAAQSLYTEISGATAAQYYYKDRTIDIALRLKDTDRKNLSELKNLPIYLGSAGYVPLGQIAKIKYDAEDGLIWRRDLKPTITVEANIKSGTANDATKKAFDATKELRSTLPLGYSIQAGGALSDSKNAVKFLLVPIPAMIFVIMTLLMLQLRSGKLMMLTLLTAPLGIIGVTFGMLLLDKAMGFVAQLGILALSGMIIRNSVILIDQIQKHMAAGETPWNAIIDSAVLRFRPIMLTAAAAILGMMPLMTSSFWGPMAVAIASGLFVATILTLLVLPTMYAALYKVKKE, from the coding sequence ATGAAAAATCTTACAGAAATCTCCTTAAAAAATAAAACACTTGTCTGGTATTTTATTATTGTTATCTTCATAGCTGGTATATTTTCCTATTTTAAGCTTGGGCGCATGGAAGATCCAGCATTTCCTATAAAAGAAATGGTTGTAACTGTAAACTGGCCAGGTGCAACAGCTAAGCAAATGGAAGAACAGGTAACAGACAAACTGGAAAAGAAACTGCAGGATACTCCGGGACTAGATTATTTAAAAAGTTCTTCCCGTCCGGGGACTTCCATTATTTACGTGATACTACGCCAAGATGTGGATGAAAGTAAAATCCGTCCAACTTGGCGTGAAGTACGCAATTTATGCGAAGATGAAAAGTCTGCCTTGCCCAGTGGTGTATATGGCCCTTTTTACAATGACCGTTTTGATGATGTATTTGGCTCAATTTATGCAGTTACCGGGAATGGCTATTCTTATGAAGAACTGCGCCAGCATGCAGAAAAGATTCGTCGCATGCTCGTTGACATTCCCAATGTGCAAAAAGTTGAACTGCTTGGCGTACAAACGGAAAAAGTTTATATTGAACTATCAAATGAAAAATTAGCTGAACTTGGTATAAGTCCCCAGACGATTGCTAACACGCTGAAAAAACAAAACATAATAACCCCAGCTGGCATGCTGGAAACTTCATCTGACAATGTTTATCTGCGTTTTACTGGTATCTTTGACAATATTAATGCTATAAAAAATATTCCCATTAATGCCAACAGCAAAATTTTCCGGCTGGGCGATATTGCCACTGTAACTCACGGCTATAGTGACCCCGCTGATCCCAAAATGTTCTTTAATGGCAAACCCGCTGTTGGTATCGCTGTATCAATGAAACCCGGCGGCAATATTTTAACATTGGGAACAGACCTTAATTCATTGATCTCTACAGTAAAAAAATCCATGCCTCTGGGACTGGAAATTCATCAGGTATCTGATCAACCTACTGTAGTTAAAGAATCCATAAGTGACTTTATAGATACACTTAGGGATTCTATTATCATTATACTGGCAGTTAGTTTTCTCAGTCTGGGACTCAGAGCTGGTCTTGTTGTCGCTTGTTGTATTCCTCTAGTTTTAGCTGCTGTGTTTTGCATGATGTATCTTTTGGGCATAGATCTCCAAAAAGTTTCCCTGGGTTCACTTATAATTGCCTTAGGATTACTCGTTGATGATGCCATAATAGCTGTAGAAATGATGAGCGTCAAATTGGAAGCAGGCTTAAATCGGTTCAAAGCGGCCTGCTATGCTTTCAATGCCACTGCCAAACCTATGCTTACAGGAACCTTAATCACCTGTGCTGGCTTTATCCCCGTAGCTTTCGCCAAAGGAGATGCTTCTGAATTCTGTAACAGCCTGTTTCCAGTAATAAGTATTGCCCTATGTACTTCGTGGATCGTTTCCGTCATGGTTGCTCCTCTTTTAGGCTATTATTTTATCCGCACTAAAGTAAAAAAAGATGGTACAGAAAAAATAGAACCTTATCAAAGTAAATTCTATAACATCTTCCGTAAAACACTGACATGGTGCCTGCAGCATAAAAAAATAGTTATAAGTTCCACTGTATGTTTGTTCGCACTTTCTATCTTTTCTATAAAATTTATCAAACAGGAATTCTTCCCCCCTTCTCTACGTCCAGAAATACTCATTGATATGCAGCTCCCTGATGGTTCTTCCCTAAAAGCTTCGGAAAGTACAGCTAATCGCTTTGCTGCATTTTTAAATACACAAAAAAATGATATTAAAAACTTCTCATACTACGTAGGCGAAGGTGCTCCACGCTTTGTCCTTACAGTTAATCCGCAACTGCCACTTGATAATTACAGTCAATTTGTAGTCGTGGCTAAAGATCCTGATACCCGTAAAAAATTAACTAAACAAATCGAAAAAGAATTAAATGATAATTTTCCCAACGTACGCAGTAATATAAAATTCATTCAGACAGGACCACCGGCTGATTATCCTATTATGCTACGAGTATCCGGCTATGATGAAGATAAAGTACGCACAATTGCCAATAAAACAGCCGCCATTATTGCCAAAGATCCAAATAACGAAAACATTCATTTCGATTGGAATGAAAAAAGCAAAATTATGCATCTCATTTTGGATCAGGATAAACTGCGTGCCATGGGTGTTTCCGGCCAGACTGCAGCACAGTCACTTTATACAGAAATTTCCGGTGCTACTGCTGCTCAGTATTATTATAAAGATCGTACTATCGACATTGCCCTGCGCCTGAAAGATACTGACAGAAAAAACCTTTCTGAGCTCAAAAATCTCCCTATTTATTTAGGTAGTGCAGGTTATGTACCTTTAGGACAAATTGCCAAGATAAAATATGATGCTGAAGACGGATTAATCTGGCGACGTGACTTAAAACCAACAATAACTGTAGAAGCTAATATAAAATCCGGTACAGCAAATGATGCAACTAAAAAAGCTTTTGATGCTACAAAGGAACTTAGAAGTACTCTTCCGCTTGGCTATTCAATACAGGCTGGTGGTGCTTTATCTGACAGTAAAAATGCTGTAAAATTTTTACTTGTCCCTATCCCAGCAATGATATTCGTCATAATGACATTATTAATGCTACAACTGAGAAGCGGCAAACTAATGATGCTTACCCTGCTTACCGCTCCTCTAGGCATAATTGGCGTAACTTTCGGTATGCTTCTATTGGATAAAGCAATGGGATTCGTTGCTCAATTAGGTATTTTAGCATTGAGTGGTATGATCATAAGAAATTCTGTCATTCTCATTGATCAAATACAAAAACACATGGCTGCTGGTGAAACACCATGGAATGCCATCATAGACTCAGCTGTCTTGAGATTTCGTCCTATAATGCTGACTGCTGCCGCAGCAATTCTTGGGATGATGCCGCTTATGACCAGCTCTTTCTGGGGACCAATGGCTGTAGCCATTGCCAGCGGACTTTTCGTAGCAACGATTTTAACGCTACTTGTACTGCCTACGATGTACGCTGCTCTATATAAAGTAAAAAAAGAATGA